The Pseudanabaena sp. FACHB-2040 genome includes a window with the following:
- the pap gene encoding polyphosphate:AMP phosphotransferase, with amino-acid sequence MFEAVELGQKLSKDNYKQVVPQLRVDLVNAQYELRQANFPVIILILGDDRHACNAVLNSLMEWMDARYIEAFYFGRPSQEEQQRPRFWRYWYVLPPQGKIGVFMGAWAASALAERVREEIDNAEFEQRCQHICRFEQALADDGALILKFWLHLPKAIHEQRRKKNSRNGWTDDRTWAVYESYDDAIRVGEQLVRLTSTAMAPWILVDSSNSRYRIVTVAQAILSALAARSQNGPAQERPVALPATVTLPNYQQTVLSTVDLSASIVWEDYRPQLDQYQAKLHKLTRKAFQAGLSTVLVFEGWDAAGKGGVIRRLTQAMDAEVYKVIPIGAPTDEEKAHHYLWRFWRHLHRAGKVLIFDRSWYGRVLVERVENFASEPEWQRSYSEINDFEEQLTGHGIILLKFWLHIDADEQLRRFQQRENTPYKKYKITEEDYRNRERWHDYEVAVSDMVTNTSTEFARWQLIPATDKRYARVQVIQTLCQALKQHLT; translated from the coding sequence TTGTTTGAAGCGGTTGAACTGGGTCAGAAACTCTCTAAAGACAACTATAAACAAGTTGTTCCACAGTTGCGGGTTGATTTAGTCAATGCCCAGTACGAACTGCGGCAGGCTAACTTCCCGGTCATCATCCTGATTCTTGGAGATGACCGCCACGCCTGCAACGCGGTTCTCAACAGCTTGATGGAGTGGATGGATGCCCGCTACATCGAAGCTTTCTACTTTGGCAGGCCCAGTCAGGAAGAGCAGCAGCGGCCCCGTTTTTGGCGCTATTGGTACGTTCTGCCGCCTCAGGGAAAGATCGGCGTTTTCATGGGGGCTTGGGCCGCTAGCGCTCTGGCTGAACGGGTTCGAGAAGAGATTGATAATGCTGAGTTTGAGCAGCGCTGCCAGCACATTTGCCGCTTTGAGCAGGCGCTAGCCGACGACGGCGCGCTGATCCTTAAATTTTGGCTGCACCTACCCAAAGCCATTCATGAACAGCGTCGCAAGAAAAACTCCCGCAACGGGTGGACAGACGATCGCACCTGGGCCGTTTATGAAAGTTATGACGACGCCATTCGGGTAGGCGAGCAGCTAGTGCGGCTGACCAGCACAGCAATGGCTCCCTGGATTTTGGTGGATAGCAGCAATTCTCGCTACCGAATTGTCACGGTCGCCCAGGCAATTCTCAGCGCTCTGGCAGCGCGATCGCAAAATGGCCCCGCCCAGGAACGGCCCGTCGCCTTACCCGCCACCGTCACCCTGCCCAACTACCAGCAAACAGTACTGAGCACCGTGGATCTGAGCGCCAGCATTGTCTGGGAAGACTATCGGCCCCAGCTCGATCAGTACCAGGCAAAACTCCATAAACTTACCCGTAAAGCCTTTCAAGCAGGACTCTCTACCGTCTTGGTATTCGAGGGCTGGGACGCAGCAGGCAAAGGCGGCGTGATCCGGCGCTTGACTCAGGCCATGGACGCCGAAGTCTACAAAGTCATTCCCATTGGAGCCCCCACCGACGAGGAAAAGGCCCACCACTACCTCTGGCGCTTCTGGCGGCACCTGCACCGTGCCGGTAAAGTGCTAATCTTCGATCGCAGCTGGTACGGTCGGGTGCTGGTAGAACGAGTAGAAAACTTCGCCAGCGAACCCGAATGGCAGCGATCCTACAGCGAAATTAACGACTTCGAAGAACAGCTCACCGGCCACGGCATTATTTTGCTTAAGTTTTGGCTGCACATCGATGCCGACGAACAGTTGCGCCGCTTTCAGCAGCGAGAAAATACCCCCTACAAAAAATACAAAATCACCGAAGAAGACTATCGCAACCGAGAAAGGTGGCACGACTACGAAGTCGCTGTTTCTGACATGGTCACCAACACCAGTACCGAATTTGCCCGCTGGCAACTCATTCCCGCCACCGACAAGCGCTACGCTCGCGTGCAAGTCATTCAAACCCTCTGCCAAGCCCTAAAGCAGCATTTAACCTAG
- a CDS encoding response regulator transcription factor, with protein sequence MRFQEKGLKPAAFTVKGDCILVVDDEDLIRETVALALIDEGYQVVTASSGSQAMDLLCPTDRNLPTVPPIDLAILDLMLPGVGGLDLCRFMRHQNLDLPILILSAKASETDRVVGLEVGADDYLAKPFGIRELVARCRALLRRHHWAKQVQTASVLAYGEITLYLNEFRVVVRGQEINLSPKEFRILELFLTHPNRVWSREELIQEVWGSNFVGDRKTVDVHIRWLREKIEPDPGRPQYVITLRGFGYRFG encoded by the coding sequence ATGCGATTTCAGGAAAAGGGACTCAAGCCGGCTGCTTTTACTGTCAAGGGAGACTGCATTCTCGTGGTAGACGACGAGGATCTGATCCGAGAAACGGTGGCTTTGGCGTTGATCGATGAAGGCTATCAGGTTGTGACGGCCAGTAGTGGCTCTCAGGCAATGGATTTGTTGTGTCCTACCGATCGCAACTTGCCAACTGTACCGCCAATTGATTTAGCCATCCTCGACCTGATGCTGCCAGGAGTAGGGGGGCTAGATCTCTGTCGCTTCATGCGGCACCAGAACCTGGATCTGCCGATTTTGATTTTGAGCGCCAAGGCTAGTGAAACAGATCGAGTGGTGGGGCTGGAAGTGGGGGCCGACGACTACCTAGCCAAGCCCTTTGGCATCAGGGAACTGGTGGCGCGCTGTCGGGCTCTCTTGCGCCGTCATCACTGGGCAAAGCAGGTGCAAACGGCCTCAGTTTTGGCCTATGGGGAGATTACGCTTTATCTGAACGAATTTCGGGTAGTGGTGCGGGGGCAAGAGATTAACCTTTCACCCAAGGAATTTCGGATTTTAGAGCTATTTTTGACTCACCCCAACCGGGTCTGGTCGCGCGAGGAACTGATCCAGGAGGTCTGGGGATCTAACTTTGTGGGCGATCGCAAAACCGTCGATGTTCATATCCGCTGGCTGCGGGAGAAGATCGAGCCTGACCCGGGGCGGCCTCAATATGTGATTACTTTGCGGGGGTTCGGGTATCGGTTTGGGTGA
- a CDS encoding GAF domain-containing sensor histidine kinase — protein MDPLSSYSTSLDAADKYSEIRLYCHLEGAAPAERITLRLQALKTLGLLEPGNIPVFEEAAQMAARFLNLSICTLSVATESAELFKAAVGLSQLGMMNPLAKSRQLSLAESFGVNVLDSEQPCVLPNAAEHVAFTDYQLVQNYGVRAYAGVPLVTSQGCCIGILAVMDCQPHAFTQKDIAFLELTARWAISEYERTYWQTQLPVVANSQPPAPSPSNPGEPGLRVLIDSVRLNLITQLAQELRSPLTSVVGMASMLSREIYGPLTDKQREYTQIVCSSSQRLMALVDEIVELGAFDENYQQLVPTSVDIEMLGQQVLKTLEQITEKRQQRLSLTIEPGPRVWALDKSKVKQLLYHLMFSVIQMSGESSIVRLHASRRGERLNLAVWLSNPWLGEGLPQPLVNLGNLFLGQSHNPLTGLETLNYLANRGEEAFFIDAELPDQGTDLPQYSRELLGLLLSRHLTELHGGTIAVQGTAESGHRFVVSLPSLVSASRLVEFSS, from the coding sequence ATGGATCCTTTATCTTCTTACAGCACCTCTCTTGATGCCGCTGATAAATATTCTGAAATTCGCCTCTATTGTCATTTAGAAGGGGCTGCCCCAGCCGAACGCATTACCCTTCGACTGCAGGCGCTTAAGACATTAGGCTTGCTTGAGCCAGGCAACATTCCAGTATTTGAAGAAGCAGCCCAGATGGCAGCTCGCTTTCTCAACCTGTCGATTTGTACCTTGAGTGTTGCTACCGAATCTGCAGAACTGTTTAAGGCGGCGGTAGGGCTCTCCCAGCTAGGCATGATGAATCCTCTGGCCAAATCCCGCCAGCTAAGCCTAGCGGAGTCTTTCGGTGTCAACGTGTTGGACAGCGAACAGCCCTGCGTGCTGCCCAACGCGGCAGAGCATGTGGCCTTTACCGACTATCAGCTGGTGCAAAACTATGGTGTGCGGGCCTATGCTGGAGTTCCTTTAGTCACCTCTCAAGGGTGCTGTATTGGAATTTTGGCGGTCATGGATTGCCAGCCCCACGCTTTTACCCAAAAAGACATTGCTTTTCTAGAGCTAACAGCTCGCTGGGCAATTAGTGAGTATGAACGCACCTATTGGCAAACCCAGTTGCCGGTGGTGGCCAATTCCCAACCACCTGCCCCCAGCCCATCAAACCCTGGCGAACCGGGTCTCCGCGTTTTGATTGACTCGGTGCGGCTTAACCTGATCACTCAACTAGCTCAGGAACTACGCAGTCCCCTGACCTCTGTTGTTGGCATGGCCAGCATGTTGAGCCGAGAGATCTATGGCCCTCTCACCGATAAGCAGCGAGAGTACACTCAAATAGTTTGCAGCAGCAGTCAGAGGCTGATGGCCCTGGTCGATGAAATTGTAGAGCTGGGAGCCTTTGATGAGAACTACCAGCAGCTAGTGCCCACCTCGGTTGATATTGAGATGCTGGGCCAACAGGTGCTAAAAACCCTGGAGCAAATTACTGAGAAGCGGCAGCAGCGGCTCAGTTTGACTATTGAACCAGGTCCTAGGGTGTGGGCGTTGGATAAGAGCAAGGTCAAGCAACTGCTCTATCACCTGATGTTTAGCGTGATTCAGATGTCGGGGGAGAGCAGCATTGTTAGACTACATGCCTCTCGTCGGGGAGAGCGGCTGAATCTGGCGGTTTGGCTGTCTAATCCTTGGTTGGGAGAGGGACTGCCTCAGCCTCTGGTAAACTTGGGCAATCTTTTTTTAGGTCAATCTCACAATCCGCTGACTGGGTTGGAGACTTTGAACTATCTAGCTAATAGAGGAGAAGAAGCGTTTTTTATAGACGCTGAGCTGCCTGATCAGGGCACCGATTTGCCTCAATATTCTCGGGAGCTGTTGGGCCTTTTATTGAGCCGCCACTTGACGGAGCTTCATGGCGGGACAATTGCTGTGCAGGGCACCGCTGAGTCTGGGCATCGGTTTGTGGTCAGTCTTCCTTCTTTGGTTTCAGCTTCAAGGCTGGTGGAGTTTAGCAGCTGA
- a CDS encoding metallophosphoesterase: MGLKRRQFLLGGTTLGLLLGAASLPGQARRDSTHPAPSGLFAPPRGDVRLLVFSDINSSYGSTDYRSEVVTGIRLASQWQPDLVLCAGDMIAGQSRSLSVGQIQAMWQGFDRQIFSPLQSQGLPFAFTLGNHDASSLQSAGEYVFAADRQQAEAYWGPRRAALGLEMVDAADFPFYYSFLHRNIFYLVWDASSATIPAAQQTWADQALASPTAQTAALRVVLGHLPLYAVSQGRDRAGEILANAPALQTLMERHRVQLYVCGHHHAYYPARAGQLEFLNCGALGSGPRTWLGRTDAAIQTLTLLDLFFEPNQPPHTVYTTYNMGTLAPIDLSRLPRQIVGPNGRLIRSDLSWNDLTEAEKRQLYVPSLR; this comes from the coding sequence ATGGGGCTTAAACGGCGGCAGTTTCTCCTAGGCGGCACTACCTTGGGCCTGCTTCTAGGCGCAGCTAGCCTGCCCGGCCAGGCCCGTCGCGACAGCACTCATCCTGCTCCCTCTGGTCTATTCGCGCCCCCTCGCGGGGATGTGCGGCTGCTCGTCTTCAGCGATATCAATAGCAGTTATGGCTCCACAGACTACCGTTCTGAAGTGGTAACCGGCATCCGGCTAGCCTCCCAGTGGCAGCCTGACCTGGTGCTCTGCGCTGGAGACATGATCGCGGGCCAGAGCCGCTCCCTCAGCGTTGGGCAAATTCAGGCAATGTGGCAGGGGTTCGATCGCCAGATTTTCTCCCCATTGCAAAGTCAGGGGTTGCCCTTTGCCTTTACCCTGGGCAATCACGATGCCTCTAGCCTCCAGTCGGCAGGCGAGTATGTATTTGCTGCTGATCGGCAGCAGGCAGAAGCTTATTGGGGTCCCCGCCGTGCTGCTTTGGGTTTAGAGATGGTCGACGCGGCTGACTTTCCCTTCTACTACAGCTTTCTGCACCGCAATATTTTTTATCTGGTTTGGGATGCGTCTTCAGCCACCATTCCTGCTGCGCAACAGACCTGGGCAGACCAAGCTCTCGCTAGCCCTACCGCTCAAACGGCTGCCCTGCGAGTTGTCCTGGGCCACCTGCCTCTATATGCCGTTTCCCAAGGACGGGACCGGGCCGGAGAGATTTTAGCCAATGCTCCAGCTCTACAGACGCTGATGGAGCGGCACCGAGTACAGCTCTATGTCTGCGGTCATCACCACGCCTACTACCCAGCTAGAGCAGGTCAGCTGGAGTTTCTCAACTGCGGGGCTTTGGGCAGTGGCCCCCGCACTTGGTTAGGTCGAACTGATGCTGCGATCCAGACCCTCACGCTGCTAGACCTCTTTTTTGAGCCTAACCAGCCTCCCCACACTGTTTACACGACCTACAACATGGGTACGCTGGCCCCAATCGATCTGTCTAGGCTGCCTCGCCAGATTGTGGGACCCAATGGTCGTCTAATTCGCTCAGATTTGTCCTGGAACGATCTAACAGAAGCTGAAAAACGTCAGCTCTATGTTCCCAGCCTGCGCTAG
- the obgE gene encoding GTPase ObgE has protein sequence MQFIDQAEIGIQAGDGGDGLVAFRREKYVPAGGPAGGNGGRGGSVYLMAVENLQTLLDFRYARQFKAKNGQRGGPSNRTGASGEDLYIEVPCGTAVYDVATDELLGDLIEPQQSLCVAKGGKGGLGNAHFLSNRNRAPERALPGLPGEVRDIRLELKLLAEVGIIGLPNAGKSTLISALSAARPKIADYPFTTLIPNLGVVRKPTGDGTVFADIPGLIEGAHEGLGLGHDFLRHIERTRLLLHLVDVTAADPLAHYETIQQELHAYGRGLPERPQILALNKTDALLDEEVDAIAAQLQSASQQPVHKISAVAGVGLEALMHQVWSTLEQQPADEPVEPGIE, from the coding sequence ATGCAATTTATTGACCAGGCAGAAATCGGGATTCAGGCCGGAGACGGAGGCGACGGACTGGTTGCCTTCCGGCGAGAAAAGTATGTTCCAGCTGGAGGACCGGCTGGGGGCAATGGGGGTCGGGGTGGATCAGTTTATCTGATGGCCGTAGAAAATCTGCAAACCCTCCTTGATTTTCGCTACGCTCGTCAGTTCAAGGCCAAGAACGGTCAGCGTGGTGGACCTAGCAACCGCACTGGAGCCTCTGGAGAGGATCTTTACATAGAGGTGCCCTGCGGTACGGCAGTCTATGACGTGGCAACCGATGAACTGCTAGGCGATCTGATTGAGCCTCAGCAGTCGCTGTGTGTCGCTAAGGGTGGCAAGGGCGGACTGGGCAATGCCCACTTTCTTAGCAACCGCAACCGAGCCCCTGAAAGGGCGTTGCCAGGTCTGCCGGGAGAAGTTCGAGATATCCGTCTGGAGCTGAAGCTGCTGGCTGAGGTGGGCATCATTGGCCTACCCAACGCCGGAAAATCTACGCTGATCTCAGCTCTATCTGCCGCTCGACCTAAAATTGCTGACTATCCCTTCACCACCTTGATACCCAACCTGGGCGTGGTGCGCAAGCCCACGGGCGATGGCACCGTTTTTGCTGATATTCCAGGACTGATTGAGGGCGCTCATGAGGGGTTGGGACTGGGCCACGACTTCCTGCGACACATTGAGCGTACTCGCCTGCTGCTCCACCTTGTGGATGTGACAGCGGCCGATCCCCTAGCCCATTACGAGACGATTCAGCAAGAGCTGCATGCTTATGGCCGAGGCTTACCGGAGCGACCTCAAATCTTGGCGTTAAATAAGACCGATGCGCTGCTAGATGAGGAGGTAGATGCGATCGCAGCCCAACTCCAGTCAGCCAGTCAGCAGCCTGTTCATAAGATCTCAGCAGTTGCCGGAGTTGGGCTTGAGGCTCTTATGCATCAGGTCTGGTCCACCTTAGAGCAGCAGCCCGCTGACGAACCTGTAGAACCAGGGATTGAATAG
- a CDS encoding DUF4168 domain-containing protein: MVIFSMVIFKRHCPHLSHRLKGRFGQLILAGMVALLANGSGVVIRSAGSVPTVAISQASAQGIELSAEEVTGYANSILQMDGPRNDALNQIRSLLSGVNFDISQVDMTCPNTRNLNQLPRPVRSEVRGIVVNYCNQARTIVESNGLTVRRFNLITEAHQSDPGLAERIRTVLVQLQQQQSRR, from the coding sequence ATGGTCATTTTTAGTATGGTCATTTTCAAGCGTCACTGTCCGCATTTGTCTCATCGCCTCAAAGGACGCTTTGGTCAGCTGATATTGGCAGGCATGGTGGCTCTTTTAGCCAATGGTTCAGGTGTAGTGATCCGGTCTGCTGGCTCAGTTCCTACTGTGGCTATCTCCCAGGCTTCGGCCCAGGGAATAGAGCTCTCGGCAGAAGAAGTTACAGGCTATGCTAACTCCATTCTGCAGATGGATGGCCCTCGCAATGATGCTCTCAACCAGATCAGGTCCCTGCTGTCGGGGGTTAACTTTGACATTTCTCAGGTTGATATGACCTGCCCTAACACTCGCAACTTAAATCAGCTGCCCCGTCCGGTCCGCAGTGAAGTGCGAGGGATCGTCGTGAACTACTGTAATCAAGCCCGCACCATTGTCGAAAGCAATGGGCTGACCGTTCGCCGCTTTAATCTCATTACGGAAGCTCACCAGAGCGATCCAGGGCTGGCCGAGCGCATTCGAACTGTTTTAGTACAGCTGCAGCAGCAGCAATCCAGACGGTAA
- the holA gene encoding DNA polymerase III subunit delta, giving the protein MGIYYYWGDDEFRLNQAVAVLRDRTLEADWASFNYDRISGEQPDGIFQALNQAMTAPLGLGQRLVWLQETPLGQRCPDNLLQELERTLPQIPETTVLLLTSGSKPDGRSKFTKLLQKHGEIREFATIPPWKSDQLVRQVQDIAKELGLKLAPETADLLAESLGNNTRQIYNELAKLALYWNAPDRPLPPSVVNDLVTVSTQSSLKLATALRDGKTEEALGLVVDLLSRNEPALRIVAALVSQFRLWLWVKLMQESGERNEQTIAKAAEIGNPKRIFFLQKEVRGVSLRRLQQVLPLLLELEFGLKQGGEEQSALQTTVIQIGQLFQ; this is encoded by the coding sequence ATGGGTATCTACTACTACTGGGGCGACGACGAGTTTCGGCTTAATCAGGCGGTTGCAGTCCTGCGCGATCGCACACTAGAGGCTGACTGGGCTAGCTTCAACTATGACCGCATTTCTGGCGAACAGCCCGATGGCATTTTTCAGGCGCTCAATCAAGCGATGACAGCTCCCCTGGGCTTAGGTCAGCGGCTAGTTTGGTTACAGGAAACCCCCCTAGGTCAGCGCTGCCCAGACAATCTGCTGCAAGAGCTAGAGCGCACCCTGCCTCAAATCCCTGAGACCACTGTGCTGCTGTTAACTAGCGGCAGCAAGCCCGATGGCCGCTCTAAATTCACTAAACTGCTGCAAAAGCACGGCGAAATTCGAGAGTTTGCCACTATTCCACCGTGGAAAAGCGATCAGCTGGTGCGGCAGGTGCAGGATATAGCCAAGGAGTTGGGTCTCAAGCTGGCTCCCGAAACAGCCGACCTGCTGGCAGAATCCTTGGGCAACAACACTCGTCAGATCTACAACGAACTAGCTAAACTGGCGCTCTATTGGAATGCGCCAGATCGCCCCCTGCCGCCCTCGGTGGTCAACGACTTAGTGACCGTGAGCACCCAGAGCAGCCTGAAGCTAGCGACCGCTCTACGCGACGGCAAAACTGAGGAAGCCTTGGGCCTGGTCGTCGATCTGCTGAGCCGCAATGAACCGGCTCTGCGGATCGTTGCGGCGCTCGTGAGTCAGTTTCGGCTGTGGCTGTGGGTCAAGCTGATGCAAGAATCAGGGGAACGCAATGAGCAGACCATTGCCAAAGCAGCAGAAATTGGCAATCCTAAACGAATTTTTTTCCTCCAAAAGGAGGTTAGAGGAGTCTCTCTACGGCGGCTGCAGCAGGTGCTGCCCCTGCTGCTAGAGTTAGAGTTTGGCCTTAAGCAGGGAGGAGAAGAGCAGTCAGCTTTACAGACAACAGTCATTCAAATTGGCCAACTCTTTCAGTAA
- a CDS encoding precorrin-8X methylmutase, whose translation MPSLAQHPILEQSFAVIDREMGAHSLSADAYAVVRRVIHSTADFEFKQLVRFSEGAIEQGIEALQQGCPLIVDVGMVRQGIQGMVQRTLRNPILTAVEAAEAAEPGRTLTETGMLRCWQQAPAGIFVVGNAPTALLGLCDRIVSSDQKPALVIGAPVGFIAVEESKAQLAALPIPQIRVEGRKGGSGVAAAIVNALLVLAWERL comes from the coding sequence ATGCCTTCTCTGGCCCAGCATCCTATTTTAGAGCAGAGTTTTGCCGTGATTGACCGGGAAATGGGCGCTCACTCTCTGAGCGCCGATGCCTATGCGGTAGTGCGGCGGGTGATCCACAGTACAGCTGATTTTGAGTTTAAGCAGCTAGTACGATTTAGCGAGGGGGCCATTGAGCAGGGTATTGAGGCGCTGCAGCAGGGATGTCCGTTAATTGTAGACGTGGGCATGGTGCGACAGGGCATCCAGGGCATGGTGCAGCGCACTTTGAGAAATCCTATTTTGACAGCGGTAGAGGCGGCAGAGGCGGCAGAACCAGGGCGAACGCTGACCGAAACGGGTATGTTGCGGTGCTGGCAGCAGGCTCCGGCAGGCATTTTTGTGGTGGGAAATGCACCGACAGCGCTGCTGGGATTGTGCGATCGCATCGTCTCTAGCGATCAAAAACCGGCACTGGTGATCGGGGCTCCGGTCGGGTTCATCGCCGTGGAAGAGTCTAAGGCACAGCTAGCAGCTCTGCCGATACCTCAGATCCGGGTGGAGGGCCGCAAAGGGGGATCTGGCGTGGCAGCTGCCATTGTCAATGCCCTGCTGGTCCTGGCCTGGGAGCGGCTGTGA
- the cbiE gene encoding precorrin-6y C5,15-methyltransferase (decarboxylating) subunit CbiE translates to MARTDIQVIGIGLDGAAGLSAATLALIEQADLLVGSARHVAYFPGFAGEIWPISSFQTALDQLKQRIASGDSAAIVVLTSGDPLFFGLGRLLLAELPPEQITFHPHVSSMQLAFSRLKLPWQNATLVSAHGRSADTLRTALRRGDELIAVLTDGNHTPNALASLLQALDLPLSYRLWVCENLGGADEQIQQLTPQAAAAKTFAPLNVVIFQRQTTALEADPSALPLLGLPDSALASFADRPGLMTKREVRLLVLGELGLQAGQVIWDIGAGTGSVSVEMARLLPDAKVFAIEKTAIGISLIEQNRQRFGLQNLVAVQGSAPAATQDLPAPDRVFVGGSGGQLQPILDCCQQQLQPGGRIVLALATLEHLNQVMQWLQKTSAAVSEPASAWQARYLQAQLSRSVDIAALTRWQPLNPVTLVTLTRL, encoded by the coding sequence ATGGCCAGAACAGATATACAGGTGATTGGAATTGGTCTAGACGGGGCGGCAGGACTGTCAGCAGCGACCCTAGCCCTGATCGAGCAGGCGGATCTACTGGTGGGCAGCGCTCGACATGTGGCCTATTTTCCGGGTTTTGCGGGAGAGATTTGGCCCATTTCAAGTTTTCAGACGGCTCTAGATCAGCTCAAGCAACGTATAGCCAGCGGCGATTCTGCTGCCATTGTGGTATTGACTTCGGGAGACCCGCTGTTTTTTGGTTTGGGCAGACTGCTGTTGGCAGAACTGCCGCCCGAGCAAATTACCTTCCATCCCCATGTCAGCTCTATGCAGCTGGCGTTTAGCCGCCTCAAACTGCCCTGGCAAAACGCCACTTTGGTCAGCGCCCACGGCCGCTCTGCCGATACCTTAAGGACCGCGCTGCGACGGGGAGATGAGCTCATTGCAGTGCTCACGGACGGCAACCACACGCCAAATGCGCTGGCCAGTCTGCTGCAAGCGCTAGATTTACCCCTCTCGTACCGGCTCTGGGTCTGCGAGAATCTGGGCGGGGCCGATGAGCAGATTCAGCAGTTGACGCCCCAGGCAGCGGCAGCAAAGACCTTCGCGCCGCTGAACGTCGTGATTTTTCAGCGGCAGACTACTGCTCTAGAGGCCGATCCATCTGCCCTGCCCTTGCTGGGCTTACCTGATTCAGCCCTGGCCAGCTTTGCCGATCGACCGGGATTGATGACAAAACGGGAGGTGCGCCTGCTGGTGCTGGGAGAACTGGGGCTGCAGGCGGGGCAGGTGATCTGGGATATCGGGGCAGGTACGGGATCAGTCAGCGTGGAAATGGCCCGCCTACTGCCCGACGCCAAAGTTTTTGCGATTGAGAAAACAGCAATCGGCATTTCGCTGATCGAGCAAAACCGGCAGCGCTTTGGGCTGCAGAATCTAGTGGCAGTTCAGGGTTCTGCCCCGGCAGCAACGCAAGATTTGCCCGCACCCGACCGGGTCTTTGTAGGCGGCAGTGGCGGGCAGCTTCAGCCCATCTTAGACTGCTGCCAGCAGCAGCTACAGCCGGGGGGCCGAATCGTGCTGGCCCTAGCTACCCTGGAGCACTTGAACCAGGTAATGCAGTGGCTACAGAAGACTAGCGCAGCCGTATCTGAACCGGCCTCTGCCTGGCAGGCTCGCTATCTTCAGGCTCAGCTTTCCCGGTCAGTTGACATTGCGGCGCTCACCCGCTGGCAACCCTTGAACCCGGTGACGCTGGTAACGCTGACTCGGCTCTAG
- a CDS encoding CPBP family intramembrane glutamic endopeptidase, translating to MWLPIAVGLVRLLNWKLRLPVASEQKIPLLLSLYALVPLLLWLSVRYGDPASLAAYGLVWNTHFLTQTALGFGLGLGGIGLLLGLKRILGWVDWQGIAPHEAAAAEGDTAKENFSLFLTLLKLGLPIAVLALVISGIEEAVFRGFVVSQLAVAYGWVAVVAIASALFAVLHLVWDGPAGLPQQPGLWLMGAVLILARWVDGGQLGLPTGLHAGWIFTLALVDTLKLVAPAPASPRWLAGRSDQPLTGLLDIALLLVTAALLWSFGSVGG from the coding sequence TTGTGGCTACCCATTGCAGTGGGCCTAGTGCGTCTGCTGAACTGGAAACTGCGGTTGCCAGTAGCATCGGAGCAGAAAATTCCTTTGCTGCTGTCCCTTTATGCTTTGGTGCCGCTGCTGCTTTGGCTCTCTGTGCGCTACGGTGACCCCGCTTCACTAGCTGCCTATGGTTTGGTTTGGAACACACATTTCCTAACTCAAACTGCCTTGGGGTTTGGCTTGGGGCTTGGCGGAATTGGTCTTTTGCTGGGCCTCAAGCGAATTCTTGGCTGGGTCGATTGGCAGGGAATAGCGCCCCACGAGGCTGCTGCTGCGGAGGGGGATACGGCTAAAGAAAATTTCTCTCTCTTCTTAACCCTGCTCAAGCTGGGGCTGCCGATTGCAGTGCTAGCCCTGGTTATTAGTGGGATTGAGGAGGCTGTTTTTCGGGGCTTTGTGGTGAGCCAGTTGGCAGTGGCCTACGGCTGGGTAGCTGTGGTTGCGATCGCAAGTGCTCTCTTTGCCGTGCTTCACCTAGTCTGGGATGGCCCTGCTGGTCTGCCTCAACAGCCAGGACTGTGGCTAATGGGGGCCGTTCTCATTCTGGCCCGCTGGGTCGATGGTGGACAGTTAGGTTTACCGACCGGGCTGCATGCAGGCTGGATCTTCACGCTGGCCCTAGTGGATACGCTCAAACTGGTTGCCCCGGCTCCGGCCAGTCCCCGCTGGCTAGCCGGACGATCCGATCAGCCGCTGACGGGCCTGCTCGATATTGCTCTATTGCTGGTCACAGCCGCCCTCCTGTGGAGCTTTGGTTCTGTAGGAGGCTAG
- a CDS encoding AbrB family transcriptional regulator translates to MAEKVTPLTGKALLQKVKDLAHLTKRETAKECGYYNVTKDGQARVNLTDFYDALLSARGISLSPDSGKDGRGREPTYRVSVHKNGQIVIGATYTQEMGLKPGDEFEIKLGYKHIQLVKLSGDQEEDGEE, encoded by the coding sequence ATGGCAGAAAAAGTGACCCCCCTTACTGGTAAGGCTCTACTGCAGAAGGTTAAAGACCTAGCCCATCTGACAAAGCGTGAAACTGCTAAAGAATGCGGCTATTACAACGTCACAAAAGATGGTCAGGCTCGCGTTAACTTAACCGATTTCTATGATGCTTTGCTGTCTGCCCGTGGCATCAGCCTGAGCCCAGACAGCGGTAAGGATGGCCGTGGTCGGGAGCCGACCTATCGTGTGAGCGTTCATAAGAATGGGCAGATTGTCATTGGCGCAACCTATACCCAGGAAATGGGTTTGAAGCCAGGAGATGAGTTTGAGATCAAGCTGGGCTACAAGCATATTCAGCTGGTTAAGCTGAGTGGTGATCAAGAAGAGGATGGCGAAGAGTAG